CGTGTCTCCGCGGGCATCGGCCGTTCCAGCGTGTTCTCCCAGCCCTTCTTCATGACGATCTCTTTTCGCAAACGCGTTGTCTTTCATAAACCAGAAAGGCCCCCGCCAAAGCGGAGGCCTTCCTATTCAGCTTCGTTGCTTACTGTGCTGCTGCTTCGGTCTTCGCGTCGTCAGACTTGGCATACTTGCGGCGGAAGCGCTCGATACGTCCAGCAGTATCGATCATTTTCTGCTTGCCGGTGAAGAACGGGTGGCAGGCGTTGCAGATTTCGAGAACGATGTCGCCCTTGTGGGTCGAACGCGTCTCAAATTTGTTACCGCACGCGCAGCGAACTTCTGTCACGTGGTAATCGGGATGAATTGCTTCTTTAGGCACGATGAAACCTTCTTTCAAGAAAGTGCGGACGTTATCGGCGTACGGTCTGCTTGCAACGGTTCAGATTCACGTCACATCAGATTCCTGTCGCACCGCCGAATCCCTCAACTGAAGAGAGAAGCCGCTTTTCCAAGTATACCGCCGTTTTCAACACGCAGCAACGTGCCCCACCACCCCGCATGTGAGCGATACTGGGAACCGATGCCAGAACTTATTCCACCGGTCTGCCCGCTCTGCCAGGGCACCCTCTTTCGCTTCATCGAGCGGCCCAACGGCGATCGCTTCGCCCAGCCGTGCAGCTGCCGCGTCGCCCACCGCAACGCGCGCACGCTCCTGCAGGCCCGTATACCGCGTCGGTACGAGCACTGCACGCTTGAGAGTTTTGAGACGAAGTTCGGCTCAGCCACGCCCTCGCTCTCGCATGCGCATATTGCAGCAAAGAAGTTCGTTCAGGCCTATCCTCTTGAAACCAATGGCACAGGTCTGCTTCTAACCGGAAATATAGGCGTAGGGAAGACCCACCTTGCCGTCGGGATCCTGCAGGCGCTCATCGAACGTGGTGCCCAGGGGCTCTTCTACGACTACCGCGAGCTCCTGAAGCAGGTACAGCACTCCTACAACCCCTCCGTGGCAGCCACCGAACTTGGCATCCTGGAGCCCATTTTCAACGCGGAGGTCCTCGTCCTCGATGAGATCGGGGCGTCGAAACCCACGGACTGGGTCTGGGACACCGTCGCGCACATCCTCAATACGCGCTACAACGATCAGCGCACCACCATCATCACGACCAACTACGCCAACCTGCCTCCGCTTGGCGTGGATATCCCTGGAGCCACCACGATCAACGACCGCAAGGGCCATCGCGAAGACACCCTCGGCGACCGCATTGGCGAACGCATGCGTTCGCGTTTGCAGGAGATGTGTGTCGTCCTCGAGATGCGCGGAGAAGACTTCCGCCAGCGCGTCAAACGCGCTACCTTCGCCTAAAACGAAACGCCCTCCGTCAGGAGGGCGTTTGCGATATCCATCAAAAGTCTACAGAGGGAAGTTCTTCAACCACTCGCGGAACGGTGGTCCCAGGTCATCGCGCTTCAGTGCGAATTCGACGGTGGCCTTCAGGAAGCCCAGCTTGTCGCCTGCATCGTGACGCTTGCCTTCGTAAGTAAAGCCGTAGACCTTCTCGTACTGGAGAAGAGCCTTGATGCCGTCCGTTAGTTGCAGCTCGCCGCCAGCGCCGGGCTTCAGTGCTTCCAGCATCTCGAAGATGCGCGGCGTCAAAATGTAACGGCCAATGATCGCGTTCTGGCTTGGTGCCTCGCTTGCCTTCGGCTTTTCCACCATGTCGCGCACGGCAAGGAGTCTGGGGTTGTTCGGGTCCTGCGTGCAGTCCAGACAACCGTAGTTGCTGATCGCTGCGCCCTCTACGACCTCGCTGCCAAGGATCGAAGCGCCGGTGTCGTAGAAAGCTTCCACCATCTGCTTCATGCAGGGCGTCTTCGCATCCACGATGTCATCCGGCAGAATGACCGCGAACGGCTCATTGCCCACGAGCTCTTTCGCCATCAGCACGGCGTGTCCCAGGCCAAGCGCCTCGGGTTGCCGTGTGTACGTGATCTTTGCCAGTTTCGAAACGGAACGCGCAATCTGCAGCAGGGCGGTCTTTCCGCGTGCTTCCAGGCTTGCTTCCAGTTCGGCAGACTTGTCGAAATGATCCTCCATCGTCGTCTTGCCGCGACCGGTGATGATGATGATCTCCGTGCAGCCTGCGGCCACGGCCTCTTCGACGCCATATTGAATCAGTGGCTTATCGACAAGAGGAAGCATCTCCTTCGGAGTCGCTTTTGTTGCGGGCAAAAAACGTGTGCCCATACCTGCAGCTGGAAAAACGGCCTTGCGAATCTTCATCTGGCTCATAACGTGGTCAGAGTTCCTTTACGGGCAAATGGTTTGCCGGAATGTGCTCATCCTAGCAAAGCGCTAGGAAAGGTCTCTACAACTTTTGTAATTCGGTTCGTAGCCACTGAGCCTACAGCACGGGCGAATCGTCGTTCAGCATGGCTTTGCGAATCACTTTGATGGGTGCAAATCCCTGCCGCATTAAATCATCGTGAAATCCTTGCAGGGTGAACGCCGTACCGCGCTTCTTCTTCACATCCTCGCGCAGTTTCAGGATCTGCAGTTTGCCCAGGGTGTAGTAAAGATAAGTCGCATCGGACGTTCCGCGCTTCGTCTCCATCTTCGCAATCGAAGGCGACTGATACCCCTCCTTCACGAAGAAAGCCTCTGCTTCCTCTGTCGTCATTCCCGCCGTGTGCATCTTGATGCCGACAACAAACCGTGCATTGCGCAGGAGAGCATCCTGCAGCTGTCCGAGTCGGATCAGCTTTGCTTCGCGCTCGTCCTTCGCTCCAAAGCCCGGTTGACCGTATCCCTCGTCCAACATCATCTGCTCGCAGTAGTGCGCCCAGCCTTCGATATTGCTGTTCGCACCCACCAGTTTGCGAATCTTGGAGGGGAACTGGTTCTGCCATAGGAACTGCGTGTAGTGACCGGGATATGCTTCGTGAACGCTTGTCGACACAATCGTTCCCACGTTGAATGCCGCCATATGCTCCGCGACACGTTCTTTGCTCCATCCAGGTTCGGGCAGGGTCACGTTGAAGAAGGCCGTCGTCGAATGAGTTTCAAACGGTCCCGGCGGGTCCATGCTTGCCTGTGTGGTCGCGCGCATGAACGGTGGCGTCTCTTCGAGCACCGGCCTTACATCGCTCGGAAGCGTGATGATCTTATGCGCCTTGATAAAGGCAATCTGCCCATTGAAGCTATCGCGAAAGGCGTCCAGCAGCTTGTCCGGCGCGGGATGAATCGTCGCCAACTCGGCCAGCACATCCAGCGGAGATTTGTTCGGATCCACCTCATGCGCGATCCGCGCAAACTCCGCCTGGTTTACACGCATGTTCGCCGTATCAATCTCAATCAGGCGATCCAGCGGTGTATCTACCATCTCGTCATACTGCAGCTTCTTGCGATAGGTGTCCGCGCCGAAGCGAAAATCACCGTTCGAGCGCGGCAGCAGGTCCGACTTCATCCATGCGCCGTAGCTCTTCAGCGCTTCAATCACGGCGGAATTGCTCTTGGCAAAGTCTGCCTTCGTCTGTGCATCGGTCGCATCTTTGAAGGCAGTAGGCACATCGTTCTGGAAGAAACTCACCAGTCCGTCGATCTGCTCCAGAGCTATCTCCGTGTAGATCTTTGGCGGATTCTTCAGATTCTTGCGTGCTTCCACAAAGACCTGCGGCATCAGCTTTTCGCGCTCTACCGCAGCGCGCAGGCGCGTATTTACCGGAGCATAGTTGCGGCTCATGATGACGAAGACTGAACCCGTAATCCCGCTCGAGTAGTTGTCCGGATTCTTCTCCCACATCCGGATCGTCTCCAGCGAAAGGAGCTGCGAGCGAATGCTGTTCAGAAGAATCTCGCGGTCCGCGGCGACATCGCGATCCAGACCTTCGGCTGGAATAGACTCGAACTTCTTCTCCCACTCGTGCAGCTTCACTACCTGTTTTTGCACGGCGGCGGCGGAATAGTCCTCAAGCATGGTGTCGTACTCATGCAGGCCGACGGAGGTTCCATAGCTCGGTTGCGCGTGGAACAACTCATCGAAGTACTGCTCGCTCCAGACGCTGAAGGTCTGTGCCGCTCCGTCAATGTTTACGCGCTGTGCCGATGCCGTCATGACTACCCCACTCAACAAAACTGCTCCAAGAAAAAACTTCATCGCGTCCTCACCTCGACTGATGCACAAATTGTAAGGGTTACTGGTGCAAAACTGGTGGCCGAACTGTGATCTCATCCAGCAGCGCACGCGCCTCGGAGATCACCTCTTCCGCCTTCGAAGAGGAGAGGGGCCAACGCAAGACACCCTGTGGCGTGAACTGCGCTCCACGCTTTGCCGAGCGCGAGACCAGCTTCATCATCGCGCCCGGATCGATGGGCGCTTTCTGATCGAAACGTACCATCAGCATCTCGCGCATGACCTTCTGCTTGTTCTCTTCGATCTGGATACGCTTGCGATCCAGTTGTGCAACACACAACCGTTCGCATTCCATGCGCAGTTCGGCGGCCGCCAGCAGATGCGTTACCGTCTCCGGCAAAAGTCCATAGCGGTCGATCATCTCTGCGCGCACGTCGGCCAGTACGCCGGAGTCCTGCGCCCCTGCGATGCGTTTGTACATCCGCAACCGCTGGTTTTCTTCCGCGATGTAATCCGCATCGATGCGCAGAGAAATGCCGAGGTTGAGCTGGACGGCAACGCGCTCTTCCGCGCTCTCGCCCTTCATCTTGGCCACGGCCTCCTGCAGCATCGTCGTGTACATCTCAAAACCAATCGCTTCGATATGTCCGCTCTGCTCGCCGCCGAGCATGTTTCCGGCGCCACGTAATTCCAGATCCAGCGCGGCGATCTTGAAGCCTGCACCGAGGTCGGAGAACTCTTTCAGAGCAGCCAGACGCCGTCGCGCTACTTCTGTCAGTTCGTTGTCCGGAGGGATGAGCAGATACGCATACGCTCGCCGGTTCGCGCGTCCCACACGTCCGCGCAACTGGTATAGCTCGCTCAAACCATGCCTGTCGGCGCGGTTGATGATGATCGTGTTGGCACGCGGAATATCCAGGCCGTTTTCGATGATGCTCGTCGCACAGAGCACGTCGAACTCGTAGTTCATGAACGCGAGCATCGCTTTCTCCAACTCGCCTTCACCCATCTGTCCATGCGCTGTGATCACGCGCGCATGCGGCACGAGTTCGCGAATCTGCGACGCGAGATCGTAGATCGTTTCCACGCGATTGTGGACGAAGTAGATCTGCCCGCTACGTTCCAGCTCCATCTCAATCGCTGTGCGCACCAGCTTTTCGTCGAACTTCGCAACGATGGTCTGGATCGCCATGCGGTCTTTCGGAGGCGTCTCAATCACGCTCATATCACGCAGGCCGAGCAGCGACATATGCAGCGTTCGAGGAATCGGCGTGGCGCTCATGGCCAGTACATCGATGGCTGCGCGCATTTGCTTCAATCGTTCTTTGTGCCGCACGCCGAAGCGTTGCTCTTCATCGACCACGAGCAGACCGAGATCCTGAAATGCAATGTCCTTCGAGAGCAGGCGGTGCGTGCCGATCAGGATGTCCACCTTACCGTCGGCGACATCTTCCAGGATTTTCTTCTGTTCCTTTGCCGTGCGGAAGCGCGAGATCATCTCCACGTTTACAGGGAAGCGCGCGAAACGCTTCTTGAATGACTGATAGTGCTGAAAGCTCAGCACGGTGGTGGGTGTCAGTACCGCGACCTGCTTTGAATCCTGTACTGCCTTGAACGCGGCGCGCATGGCTACTTCGGTCTTGCCGTAGCCGACATCGCCGCAGAGCAGGCGATCCATCGGCTGCGTGCTCTCCATATCGCGCTTGATGTCCGCGATGGCGGAGAGTTGATCGTCCGTCTCGTTGAAGTCAAAGGCATCCTCGAACTCGCGCTGCAGGTTGTTGTCCGGCGCAAAGACAAAGCCCTCTGCTGACTGCCGCTGCGCGTACAGCTTCAGCAGTTCGGCGGTCATGTCCTGCATGGCCTTCTTGACGCGGGCCTTCGTCTTCGCCCACGCCGCGCCGCCCATCTTGTTCAGCTCCGGAGCGGGACCCGTGTCGGCGGTCCTGTACTTCTGAATCAGGTCCAGTCGCGTCAGGGGAACGTACAGCTTCGCCTGCTCGGCAAACTCCAGGATCATTAACTCAAGCGGCATGCCCTCCTGGTCGATGGTGCGCAGACCCATGTACTTCGCAATGCCGTGCTCCACGTGCACTACGTAGTCGCCTACGGTGAGATCGCGGAAGTCCGAGATGAACGCCGCTGTCTTTGATTTCCTCTGCACCGGACGCGCCGTGACATCGGCATCGTCGTTCAGGTCCTGCGCGCCAAAGATCACGAGCATCCGCGCCGTGGCCTTGTCGAGATCGAGCACCTGCACGCCATTCGCAATCGCCGTCTTCACGATCACCGGCGTCCGCAGATCGCCCGCCAGGTAACTCGATTCGTCATAGACCGTCGCGCTTCCGCTCGACGTCTGTACGCGGCTGCCGATGCGATACGGCACCTGGTACTCCTGCAGCAGCGTTGCCAGACGCTCTACTTCACCTTGATTTGGCGCGGCGATCAGCACACGCGCGTCCTGCAGCGTAAGAGACTTTAGCTGTTCCACCATCGCCGGAATCGATCCGCGGAAGCGCGGAGTCGGGCGTGTTGCAAACTCGATCTCTGTCAGCGCGGAGTTGTCGACGTCCAGCACATCCACCGCGCCAAGCTGGTCGAGATCGCAGCCCGGCAGGACACGCAGGCGGTCTTCCAGGTCCCACGGCGAGATGTAAATATCTTCCGGCACGACCAGCGTGCCAATCGCGCTGCGCTCGTGCCTCTGTTCGATCTTGTTCCACCAGCGCTCGCCCTGGTTTTTCACCATCGCAGGCTCTTCCACGAAGACGCGCGTGTACGGCCCCATCAGCTCGAAGATCGTCGAAGTAGCCCCCGCTACCGGAGCAAAGAACTCCCATCCCGGAAAGATCGTCGCCTGTCCCACGCGAGACTGAAGTTCCGCTGGTTCTTCGCCGCCTTCGATCATCGCTCCTGCAGCGCCGCCGCGCACCAAGCGCGTGTGCACGGCATTCAACAGCTTTTCCGTAATCGGCGTCTCTGTCAGCGGAAGCAGAATGGCTTCATCCACAGGCGTGCTCGACCGCTGCGTGTCGGGATCGAACTTCCGCATGCTCTCGATCTCATCGCCGAAGAAGTCGATGCGCACCGGTCTGTCCATCTCCGGCGAATACACATCCACGATTCCGCCGCGCAACGTCACCTGTCCCGGCATCTCCACGACATC
This genomic stretch from Terriglobus saanensis SP1PR4 harbors:
- a CDS encoding DUF885 domain-containing protein yields the protein MKFFLGAVLLSGVVMTASAQRVNIDGAAQTFSVWSEQYFDELFHAQPSYGTSVGLHEYDTMLEDYSAAAVQKQVVKLHEWEKKFESIPAEGLDRDVAADREILLNSIRSQLLSLETIRMWEKNPDNYSSGITGSVFVIMSRNYAPVNTRLRAAVEREKLMPQVFVEARKNLKNPPKIYTEIALEQIDGLVSFFQNDVPTAFKDATDAQTKADFAKSNSAVIEALKSYGAWMKSDLLPRSNGDFRFGADTYRKKLQYDEMVDTPLDRLIEIDTANMRVNQAEFARIAHEVDPNKSPLDVLAELATIHPAPDKLLDAFRDSFNGQIAFIKAHKIITLPSDVRPVLEETPPFMRATTQASMDPPGPFETHSTTAFFNVTLPEPGWSKERVAEHMAAFNVGTIVSTSVHEAYPGHYTQFLWQNQFPSKIRKLVGANSNIEGWAHYCEQMMLDEGYGQPGFGAKDEREAKLIRLGQLQDALLRNARFVVGIKMHTAGMTTEEAEAFFVKEGYQSPSIAKMETKRGTSDATYLYYTLGKLQILKLREDVKKKRGTAFTLQGFHDDLMRQGFAPIKVIRKAMLNDDSPVL
- the mfd gene encoding transcription-repair coupling factor, translating into MILPFVREMVAELEHSEIFERLRRHLSGGSGRRRVSGLTFTARALYLPYMVKAGNAPALILVSDNKAAEALHQALLGTCELTGVLACEEVLRLPAHDVLPFENLSPHAEIQEARASTLWKIATGQAKVVIAPLESACMRLFSKDFYAGLALELKRGEEYDTEMILAHLLKVGYTRVDVVEMPGQVTLRGGIVDVYSPEMDRPVRIDFFGDEIESMRKFDPDTQRSSTPVDEAILLPLTETPITEKLLNAVHTRLVRGGAAGAMIEGGEEPAELQSRVGQATIFPGWEFFAPVAGATSTIFELMGPYTRVFVEEPAMVKNQGERWWNKIEQRHERSAIGTLVVPEDIYISPWDLEDRLRVLPGCDLDQLGAVDVLDVDNSALTEIEFATRPTPRFRGSIPAMVEQLKSLTLQDARVLIAAPNQGEVERLATLLQEYQVPYRIGSRVQTSSGSATVYDESSYLAGDLRTPVIVKTAIANGVQVLDLDKATARMLVIFGAQDLNDDADVTARPVQRKSKTAAFISDFRDLTVGDYVVHVEHGIAKYMGLRTIDQEGMPLELMILEFAEQAKLYVPLTRLDLIQKYRTADTGPAPELNKMGGAAWAKTKARVKKAMQDMTAELLKLYAQRQSAEGFVFAPDNNLQREFEDAFDFNETDDQLSAIADIKRDMESTQPMDRLLCGDVGYGKTEVAMRAAFKAVQDSKQVAVLTPTTVLSFQHYQSFKKRFARFPVNVEMISRFRTAKEQKKILEDVADGKVDILIGTHRLLSKDIAFQDLGLLVVDEEQRFGVRHKERLKQMRAAIDVLAMSATPIPRTLHMSLLGLRDMSVIETPPKDRMAIQTIVAKFDEKLVRTAIEMELERSGQIYFVHNRVETIYDLASQIRELVPHARVITAHGQMGEGELEKAMLAFMNYEFDVLCATSIIENGLDIPRANTIIINRADRHGLSELYQLRGRVGRANRRAYAYLLIPPDNELTEVARRRLAALKEFSDLGAGFKIAALDLELRGAGNMLGGEQSGHIEAIGFEMYTTMLQEAVAKMKGESAEERVAVQLNLGISLRIDADYIAEENQRLRMYKRIAGAQDSGVLADVRAEMIDRYGLLPETVTHLLAAAELRMECERLCVAQLDRKRIQIEENKQKVMREMLMVRFDQKAPIDPGAMMKLVSRSAKRGAQFTPQGVLRWPLSSSKAEEVISEARALLDEITVRPPVLHQ
- a CDS encoding ATP-binding protein, with product MPELIPPVCPLCQGTLFRFIERPNGDRFAQPCSCRVAHRNARTLLQARIPRRYEHCTLESFETKFGSATPSLSHAHIAAKKFVQAYPLETNGTGLLLTGNIGVGKTHLAVGILQALIERGAQGLFYDYRELLKQVQHSYNPSVAATELGILEPIFNAEVLVLDEIGASKPTDWVWDTVAHILNTRYNDQRTTIITTNYANLPPLGVDIPGATTINDRKGHREDTLGDRIGERMRSRLQEMCVVLEMRGEDFRQRVKRATFA
- the galU gene encoding UTP--glucose-1-phosphate uridylyltransferase GalU, whose amino-acid sequence is MSQMKIRKAVFPAAGMGTRFLPATKATPKEMLPLVDKPLIQYGVEEAVAAGCTEIIIITGRGKTTMEDHFDKSAELEASLEARGKTALLQIARSVSKLAKITYTRQPEALGLGHAVLMAKELVGNEPFAVILPDDIVDAKTPCMKQMVEAFYDTGASILGSEVVEGAAISNYGCLDCTQDPNNPRLLAVRDMVEKPKASEAPSQNAIIGRYILTPRIFEMLEALKPGAGGELQLTDGIKALLQYEKVYGFTYEGKRHDAGDKLGFLKATVEFALKRDDLGPPFREWLKNFPL
- the rpmE gene encoding 50S ribosomal protein L31; this translates as MPKEAIHPDYHVTEVRCACGNKFETRSTHKGDIVLEICNACHPFFTGKQKMIDTAGRIERFRRKYAKSDDAKTEAAAQ